A window from Mycobacterium saskatchewanense encodes these proteins:
- a CDS encoding DNA polymerase III subunit delta', whose protein sequence is MSGVFTRLVGQSAVEAELLAAARAARAPARDSVHTGPGDGSMTHAWLITGPPGSGRSVAALCFAAALQCTAAAEDGEPGCGRCRACATTMAGTHADVRRVIPEGLSIGVDEMRAIVQTASRRPTTGHWQIVVIEDADRLTEGAANALLKVVEEPPPSTVFLLCAPSVDPEDIAVTLRSRCRHIALVTPPTEAIARVLVDRDGLAPDVADWAASVSGGHVGRARRLATDPEARERRERALGLVRDAATPSRAYAAAEELVIAAEAEAVVLTADRAEAETEELRTALGAGGTGKGTAGVMRGAAGAIKDLERRQKSRQTRASRDALDRALIDLATYFRDALVVSSGARVRANHPDMADRIAALAAHAAPERLLRCMEAVLECRDALAINVKPKFAVDAMVATIGQQLG, encoded by the coding sequence ATGTCCGGGGTATTTACGCGGCTGGTAGGGCAGTCCGCGGTCGAGGCCGAGCTGCTCGCCGCCGCGAGAGCGGCCCGTGCGCCCGCCCGTGATTCGGTTCACACCGGGCCCGGTGACGGGTCTATGACACACGCGTGGCTCATCACCGGCCCGCCCGGATCGGGGCGTTCGGTGGCGGCGTTGTGCTTCGCGGCCGCGTTGCAGTGCACCGCGGCCGCCGAGGACGGCGAGCCGGGGTGTGGTCGCTGCCGGGCCTGCGCGACGACGATGGCCGGCACCCACGCCGACGTGCGGCGGGTGATCCCCGAGGGCCTGTCCATCGGGGTCGACGAGATGCGCGCGATCGTGCAGACCGCGTCGCGTCGCCCGACCACCGGGCACTGGCAAATCGTGGTGATCGAGGACGCCGACCGGCTGACGGAAGGCGCCGCGAACGCCTTGCTGAAGGTCGTCGAGGAGCCGCCGCCGTCGACGGTGTTCCTGCTGTGCGCGCCGTCGGTGGATCCCGAGGACATCGCGGTCACCCTGCGCTCCCGGTGCCGGCACATCGCCCTCGTGACGCCGCCGACGGAGGCCATCGCGCGGGTATTGGTCGATCGCGACGGCCTCGCACCCGACGTGGCGGACTGGGCGGCGTCGGTCAGCGGCGGGCACGTCGGTCGGGCGCGCCGGCTCGCCACCGACCCGGAGGCCCGCGAGCGCCGTGAGCGCGCGCTGGGACTGGTCCGCGACGCGGCGACCCCCTCGCGCGCCTACGCCGCCGCCGAGGAGCTGGTGATCGCCGCCGAGGCCGAGGCAGTGGTGTTGACCGCCGACCGCGCCGAGGCCGAAACCGAGGAGCTGCGAACCGCTCTCGGCGCCGGTGGCACCGGCAAGGGCACGGCGGGCGTGATGCGGGGCGCCGCGGGGGCGATCAAGGACCTCGAGCGCCGGCAGAAGTCACGCCAGACGCGGGCCTCCCGCGACGCCCTGGACCGGGCGCTGATCGACCTGGCGACGTACTTCCGCGACGCGCTCGTGGTGTCGTCGGGCGCCCGGGTGCGCGCGAACCATCCGGACATGGCCGACCGGATCGCCGCCCTGGCCGCCCACGCCGCGCCCGAGCGGCTGTTGCGCTGCATGGAGGCGGTGCTCGAGTGCCGCGACGCGCTGGCGATCAACGTCAAACCCAAGTTCGCCGTCGACGCCATGGTCGCGACGATCGGGCAGCAACTTGGGTGA
- a CDS encoding adenylate/guanylate cyclase domain-containing protein: protein MATAAALPGRITAFVRWVVRTPWPLFSLSMLQADIIGALFVLGFLRYALPPQDRVQLQDLPALNLMIFAGSLIVLFIAGWLVNLKLLMPVFRWQRRDNLLAEADPTDTELARSRALRMPFYRTLTSMVAWCIGGSVFIIASWSVARYAAPVVAVATGLGAAATAIIGYLQSERVLRPVAVAALRSGVPENVQAPGVILRQMLTWMLSTAVPVLAIVLAVVADKASLLHATPEKLFTPILLLAMAALGIGGVSTLLVAMSIADPLRQLRWALSEVQRGNYNAHMQIYDASELGLLQAGFNDMVRDLSERQRLRDLFGRYVGEDVARRALERGTELGGQERDVAVLFVDLVGSTKLASTRPPAEVVHLLNEFFRVVVDTVGKHGGFVNKFQGDAALAIFGAPIEHPDASGGALAAARELHDEILPVIGSAEFGIGVSAGRAIAGHIGAQARFEYTVIGDPVNEAARLTELAKLEPGHVLASAIAVSGALDAEALCWDVGEVVELRGRTAPTQLARPVHLAGVTDSHPVRAHHADVASESIGPGF, encoded by the coding sequence ATGGCAACAGCGGCCGCACTGCCCGGGCGAATCACCGCATTCGTCCGCTGGGTGGTACGCACGCCCTGGCCGCTGTTTTCGCTGAGCATGCTGCAGGCCGACATCATCGGCGCCCTCTTCGTGCTGGGCTTCCTCCGCTATGCCTTGCCGCCGCAGGATCGCGTCCAGCTACAGGACCTGCCCGCGCTCAACCTGATGATCTTCGCCGGCTCCCTGATCGTCTTGTTCATCGCCGGTTGGCTGGTCAACCTCAAACTGCTGATGCCGGTGTTTCGCTGGCAGCGCCGCGACAATCTGCTCGCGGAGGCCGACCCGACCGATACCGAGCTCGCCCGCAGCCGCGCGTTGCGGATGCCGTTCTACCGCACGCTGACCAGCATGGTGGCCTGGTGCATCGGGGGGTCGGTCTTCATCATCGCGAGCTGGTCGGTGGCCCGGTACGCCGCGCCGGTCGTGGCGGTCGCCACCGGGCTGGGCGCGGCCGCGACCGCGATCATCGGCTACCTGCAGTCCGAACGGGTGCTGCGGCCCGTCGCCGTCGCCGCCCTGCGCAGCGGCGTACCGGAGAACGTGCAGGCGCCCGGCGTCATCCTGCGGCAGATGCTGACGTGGATGCTGTCCACCGCCGTGCCGGTGCTGGCGATCGTGCTGGCGGTGGTCGCCGACAAAGCCTCACTGTTGCACGCCACGCCCGAGAAGCTGTTCACCCCGATCCTGCTGCTGGCGATGGCGGCGTTGGGTATCGGTGGGGTCAGCACCCTGCTGGTCGCCATGTCGATCGCCGACCCCCTGCGTCAGCTCCGCTGGGCCCTGAGCGAGGTGCAGCGCGGCAACTACAACGCGCACATGCAGATCTACGACGCCAGCGAGCTGGGCCTGCTGCAGGCGGGGTTCAACGACATGGTGCGCGACCTGTCGGAGCGGCAGCGGCTGCGCGACCTGTTCGGCCGCTACGTCGGTGAGGACGTCGCCCGCCGGGCCCTGGAGCGGGGCACCGAGCTGGGCGGCCAGGAACGTGACGTCGCGGTGCTGTTCGTCGACCTGGTCGGCTCCACCAAGCTGGCCTCGACACGACCCCCCGCCGAGGTGGTCCACCTGTTGAACGAGTTCTTCCGGGTGGTGGTCGACACCGTGGGCAAGCACGGCGGGTTCGTCAACAAGTTCCAGGGCGACGCGGCGCTGGCGATCTTCGGGGCGCCGATCGAGCACCCCGACGCCTCCGGCGGGGCGCTCGCCGCCGCGCGCGAGCTGCACGACGAAATCCTGCCCGTGATCGGATCGGCTGAGTTCGGCATCGGGGTGTCGGCCGGCCGAGCCATCGCCGGCCACATCGGCGCGCAGGCCCGTTTCGAGTACACCGTGATCGGCGACCCGGTCAACGAGGCCGCGCGGCTGACCGAGCTGGCCAAACTCGAGCCCGGCCACGTGCTCGCGTCGGCGATCGCGGTCAGCGGCGCGCTGGACGCCGAGGCCCTGTGCTGGGACGTCGGTGAGGTCGTCGAATTGCGCGGCCGCACGGCGCCCACCCAGTTGGCCCGACCGGTGCATCTGGCCGGTGTCACGGATTCCCATCCGGTGCGAGCCCACCACGCCGATGTGGCCAGCGAGTCGATCGGCCCGGGTTTCTAG
- the topA gene encoding type I DNA topoisomerase: MADPKVKDRTSGPNGSRRRLVIVESPTKARKLAGYLGSSYIVESSRGHIRDLPRAAADVPAKYKSEPWARLGVDVDHDFEPLYIISPEKKSTVTELKGLLKDVDELYLATDGDREGEAIAWHLLQTLKPNIPVKRMVFHEITEPAILEAAENPRDLDIDLVDAQETRRILDRLYGYEVSPVLWKKVAPRLSAGRVQSVATRIIVQRERDRMAFRSASYWDIVAQLDASVSDPQATPPTFAARLSSVGGRRVATGRDFDSLGQLRKADEVTVLDEASATALATALRGAQLTVASVEEKPYTRRPYAPFMTSTLQQEAGRKLRFSSERTMSIAQRLYENGYITYMRTDSTTLSESAINAARTQARQLYGAEYVSPSPRQYTRKVKNAQEAHEAIRPAGDAFATPDAVRRELDGDEFRLYELIWQRTVASQMADARGTTLSLRIGGRAGDQDVVFSASGRTITFAGFLKAYVETVDELAGGEADDAESRLPQLTEGQRLAALELTPDGHATNPPARYTEASLVKALEELGIGRPSTYSSIIKTIQDRGYVHKKGSALVPSWVAFAVTGLLEQHFGRLVDYDFTAAMEDELDAIASGNEQRTNWLNNFYFGGDHGVADSVARSGGLKKLVGVNLEGIDAREVNSIKLFDDAQGRPVYVRVGKNGPYLERMVTGDDGERTPQRANLNDSLTPDELTLEVAEELFATPQEGRVLGVDPETGHEIVAKDGRYGPYVTEVLPKTDDDDDGSSGAPAKKGKKPTGPKPRTGSLLRSMDLQTVTLEDALKLLSLPRVVGVDPATGEEITAQNGRYGPYLKRGNDSRSLATEDQIFEITLEEALKIYAEPKRRGRQSAAAPPLRELGNDPASGKPMVIKDGRFGPYVTDGETNASLRKGDDVMSITDERAAELLADRRARGPAKRPAKKAVRKAPAKSAAKRAAKKG, from the coding sequence TTGGCTGACCCGAAGGTAAAGGACCGCACGAGCGGCCCAAATGGGAGCCGTCGGAGACTCGTCATCGTCGAGTCGCCGACCAAGGCGCGCAAACTGGCGGGTTACCTCGGCTCCAGCTACATCGTGGAATCCTCGCGCGGTCACATCCGCGACCTCCCCCGCGCCGCGGCCGACGTGCCCGCGAAGTACAAGTCCGAGCCGTGGGCCAGGCTGGGCGTCGACGTCGACCACGATTTCGAGCCGCTCTACATCATCAGCCCGGAGAAGAAGAGCACCGTCACCGAGCTCAAGGGATTGCTCAAGGACGTCGACGAGCTCTACCTGGCGACGGATGGTGACCGCGAGGGCGAGGCCATCGCGTGGCACCTGCTGCAGACCCTCAAGCCGAACATCCCGGTCAAGCGGATGGTTTTCCACGAGATCACCGAGCCCGCGATCCTGGAGGCCGCGGAAAACCCCCGCGACCTCGACATCGACCTGGTCGACGCGCAGGAGACCCGCCGCATCCTGGACCGGCTGTACGGCTACGAGGTCAGCCCGGTCCTGTGGAAGAAGGTGGCGCCCCGGCTGTCGGCGGGCCGCGTGCAGTCGGTGGCCACCCGGATCATCGTTCAGCGCGAGCGCGACCGCATGGCGTTCCGCAGCGCGTCCTATTGGGACATCGTCGCGCAGCTGGACGCCAGCGTGTCCGACCCGCAGGCCACGCCGCCCACCTTCGCCGCGCGGCTGAGCAGCGTCGGCGGCCGCCGGGTCGCCACCGGACGAGATTTCGACTCCCTGGGGCAGTTGCGCAAGGCCGACGAGGTGACCGTGTTGGACGAGGCGAGCGCGACCGCGCTGGCCACGGCCCTGCGGGGCGCACAGCTGACTGTGGCGTCGGTGGAGGAGAAGCCCTACACCCGGCGTCCCTACGCGCCGTTTATGACGTCGACGCTGCAGCAGGAGGCGGGCCGCAAGCTGCGCTTCTCCTCCGAGCGGACGATGAGCATCGCCCAGCGGCTCTACGAGAACGGTTACATCACCTATATGCGTACCGACTCGACCACGCTGTCGGAGTCGGCGATCAACGCCGCGCGCACCCAGGCGCGCCAGCTGTACGGCGCGGAGTACGTGTCCCCGTCGCCGCGGCAGTACACCCGCAAGGTGAAAAATGCCCAGGAGGCCCACGAGGCGATCCGGCCCGCCGGTGACGCCTTCGCCACGCCGGACGCGGTGCGCCGCGAGCTGGACGGCGACGAGTTCCGCCTCTACGAGCTCATCTGGCAGCGCACGGTGGCCTCGCAGATGGCCGACGCCCGGGGCACCACGCTCAGCCTGCGAATCGGGGGCCGGGCTGGGGACCAAGATGTCGTATTCTCCGCGAGCGGGCGCACCATCACGTTCGCCGGATTCTTGAAGGCCTACGTCGAGACGGTGGACGAGCTGGCCGGCGGCGAGGCCGACGACGCCGAGAGCAGGCTGCCCCAGCTGACGGAGGGGCAGCGGCTGGCGGCCCTCGAGCTCACCCCGGACGGGCACGCCACCAACCCGCCGGCGCGCTACACCGAGGCGTCGTTGGTCAAGGCGCTCGAGGAGTTGGGCATCGGCCGTCCGTCGACGTACTCGTCGATCATCAAGACCATCCAGGATCGCGGCTACGTCCACAAGAAGGGCAGCGCCCTGGTGCCCTCATGGGTCGCGTTCGCCGTCACCGGGCTGCTGGAACAGCATTTCGGCCGCCTCGTGGACTACGACTTCACCGCGGCCATGGAGGACGAGCTCGACGCCATCGCGTCCGGCAACGAGCAACGGACCAACTGGCTCAACAACTTCTACTTCGGCGGAGACCACGGCGTGGCCGACTCGGTGGCCCGCTCCGGCGGGCTGAAGAAGCTGGTGGGCGTCAACCTGGAGGGCATCGACGCGCGGGAAGTCAACTCCATCAAGCTGTTTGACGACGCGCAGGGCCGCCCCGTCTATGTGCGGGTGGGCAAGAACGGCCCATACCTGGAACGCATGGTGACCGGCGACGACGGCGAACGCACGCCGCAGCGAGCCAACCTCAATGACTCCCTGACGCCCGACGAGTTGACTCTCGAGGTGGCCGAGGAGCTGTTCGCCACCCCGCAGGAGGGCCGCGTCCTGGGCGTGGATCCCGAGACCGGGCACGAAATCGTCGCCAAGGACGGGCGGTACGGGCCGTACGTCACCGAGGTGCTGCCCAAGACCGACGATGACGACGACGGCAGCTCCGGTGCCCCGGCGAAGAAGGGCAAGAAGCCGACCGGCCCGAAGCCTCGCACCGGCTCGCTCCTGCGCAGCATGGACCTGCAGACCGTCACCCTCGAGGACGCGCTCAAGCTGCTGTCGCTGCCGCGCGTGGTGGGCGTCGACCCCGCGACGGGCGAGGAGATCACCGCACAGAACGGCCGCTACGGGCCATACCTGAAGCGTGGCAACGATTCTCGTTCACTGGCGACCGAGGACCAAATCTTCGAGATCACGCTCGAGGAAGCGCTCAAGATCTACGCCGAGCCCAAGCGGCGTGGTCGGCAGAGCGCCGCCGCGCCGCCGCTGCGCGAGCTCGGGAACGACCCGGCGTCGGGCAAGCCGATGGTGATCAAGGACGGCCGATTCGGGCCGTACGTCACCGACGGCGAGACCAACGCGAGCCTGCGCAAGGGCGACGACGTCATGTCGATCACCGACGAGCGCGCCGCCGAGCTGCTGGCCGACCGGCGCGCCCGCGGCCCGGCGAAGCGGCCCGCCAAGAAGGCCGTCCGTAAGGCCCCGGCCAAATCGGCGGCCAAGCGGGCCGCCAAGAAGGGCTAG
- the cspA gene encoding cold shock protein CspA — MPQGTVKWFNAEKGFGFIAPEDGSADVFVHYTEIQGSGFRTLEENQKVEFEIGHSPKGPQATGVRSV; from the coding sequence ATGCCACAGGGAACTGTGAAGTGGTTCAACGCGGAGAAGGGTTTCGGGTTCATTGCCCCCGAAGACGGTTCCGCAGATGTTTTTGTCCACTACACGGAGATCCAGGGTTCGGGCTTCCGCACCCTCGAAGAAAACCAGAAGGTCGAGTTCGAGATCGGCCACAGCCCTAAGGGGCCCCAGGCCACCGGAGTCCGCTCCGTCTGA
- a CDS encoding DEAD/DEAH box helicase, with product MASFGSDLLAVALAGTATGEHPLRHVAELPARGGRPHGWPEWAEPDVIRAFADRGIGCPWSHQSAAAQLAHAGRHVVISTGTASGKSLAYQLPVLNALATDPRARVLYLSPTKALGHDQLRAAHALTTAIPRLNDPRFAVAPTAYDGDSPSEVRRFARERSRWLFSNPDMIHLSMLRNHARWAVFLRGLRFVVVDECHYYRGVFGSNVAMVLRRLLRLCARYSAAPTVVFASATTDSPGATAAELIGFPVEEVVEDGSPQGARTVALWEPALRADLTGENGAPVRRSAGAEAARVMADLIAEGAQTLTFVRSRRAAELTALGAQGRLADIAPDLSDKVASYRAGYLAEDRTALERALAEGRLRGLATTNALELGVDIAGLDAVVLAGFPGTVASFWQQAGRSGRRGQGALVVLIARDDPLDTYLVHNPAALLGKPVERVVIDPANPYLLGPQLLCAATELPLDDAEVRDFGATDVAARLVDEGLLRRRNGKYFPAPGLQPHAGVDIRGSTGGQVVIVEADTGRLLGSAGVGQAPACIHPGAVYLHQGDSYVVDSLDLQDQIAFVHAEDPGYATFAREVTDVTVTGPGERVAYGPVTLGLVPVTVTNQVIGYLRRRLDGEVIDFIELDMPANTLPTTAVMYTITPEALLDNGIDMPHIPGSLHAAEHAAIGLLPLVASCDRGDIGGLSTAVGPDGLPSVFVYDGHPGGAGFAERGFHQARTWLGATAAAIEACECPRGCPSCVQSPKCGNGNDPLDKAGAIRVLRLVLGQLGRCAG from the coding sequence TTGGCGAGTTTCGGCAGCGACCTGCTCGCCGTCGCGCTCGCCGGTACCGCGACCGGTGAGCACCCGCTGCGCCACGTCGCCGAACTTCCCGCGCGCGGCGGCCGCCCGCACGGGTGGCCGGAATGGGCGGAGCCGGACGTGATTCGGGCCTTCGCCGACCGCGGCATCGGCTGCCCGTGGTCGCACCAGTCCGCGGCCGCGCAGCTGGCCCACGCCGGCCGCCATGTGGTGATCAGCACCGGCACCGCGTCGGGCAAGTCGCTCGCATATCAGCTCCCGGTTCTCAACGCCCTTGCCACGGATCCGCGGGCGCGGGTGCTTTACCTGTCGCCCACGAAAGCGCTCGGTCACGACCAGTTGCGCGCCGCGCACGCGCTCACCACCGCGATCCCACGGCTAAACGATCCTCGTTTTGCGGTCGCCCCCACCGCCTACGACGGTGACAGTCCCAGCGAGGTGCGCCGCTTCGCCCGTGAACGGTCCCGCTGGTTGTTCTCCAACCCCGACATGATCCACCTGTCGATGCTGCGCAACCACGCCCGCTGGGCGGTGTTCCTGCGCGGGCTGCGGTTCGTGGTGGTCGACGAATGCCATTACTACCGGGGCGTTTTCGGTTCCAACGTAGCGATGGTGTTGCGGCGCCTGTTGCGGTTGTGCGCGCGATATTCCGCCGCCCCGACCGTGGTCTTCGCCAGCGCCACAACGGATTCGCCGGGCGCGACGGCCGCCGAGCTGATCGGGTTCCCGGTCGAGGAGGTCGTCGAGGACGGCTCCCCGCAGGGCGCGCGGACGGTCGCGTTGTGGGAGCCCGCGCTGCGCGCCGACCTCACCGGGGAGAACGGCGCACCGGTGCGTCGCTCCGCCGGCGCGGAGGCGGCCCGCGTGATGGCCGACCTGATCGCCGAAGGAGCGCAGACGCTGACGTTCGTCCGGTCGCGCCGGGCCGCCGAACTCACCGCACTGGGCGCACAGGGACGGCTTGCCGACATCGCGCCGGACCTGTCGGACAAGGTGGCGTCGTACCGGGCCGGCTACCTCGCCGAGGACCGCACCGCGCTGGAGCGCGCGCTGGCCGAGGGCCGGTTGCGCGGCCTGGCCACCACGAACGCGCTGGAGCTCGGGGTCGACATCGCCGGCCTGGATGCCGTCGTGCTTGCCGGTTTCCCCGGAACGGTCGCCTCGTTCTGGCAGCAGGCCGGCCGGTCGGGCCGCCGCGGCCAGGGTGCGCTTGTCGTGCTGATCGCCCGCGACGACCCGCTGGACACCTATCTGGTGCACAACCCCGCCGCATTGCTGGGCAAGCCGGTCGAACGAGTGGTGATCGATCCCGCCAACCCCTACCTCCTCGGCCCCCAATTGCTATGCGCCGCAACAGAACTTCCCTTAGACGACGCCGAGGTACGCGATTTCGGCGCCACCGACGTGGCCGCGAGGCTGGTCGACGAGGGCCTGCTGCGGCGACGCAACGGCAAGTACTTCCCCGCGCCCGGGCTGCAACCGCATGCGGGTGTGGACATCCGGGGCTCGACGGGCGGGCAGGTCGTCATCGTCGAGGCCGACACCGGCCGGTTGCTGGGCAGCGCCGGCGTCGGCCAGGCGCCGGCCTGCATCCACCCGGGAGCCGTTTACCTGCACCAGGGCGACAGCTACGTCGTCGACTCGCTGGACCTGCAGGACCAGATCGCGTTCGTCCACGCCGAGGATCCCGGCTATGCGACGTTTGCGCGCGAGGTCACCGACGTCACCGTCACCGGCCCCGGCGAACGTGTGGCCTACGGACCGGTCACCCTCGGCCTGGTGCCGGTGACGGTCACCAACCAGGTGATCGGTTACCTCCGCCGCCGCCTCGACGGAGAGGTGATCGACTTCATCGAACTCGACATGCCGGCCAATACGCTGCCGACCACCGCCGTGATGTACACGATCACGCCGGAGGCTTTGTTGGACAACGGGATTGACATGCCACACATCCCGGGCTCGCTGCACGCCGCCGAGCACGCGGCGATCGGCCTGCTGCCGCTGGTGGCCAGCTGCGACCGGGGCGACATCGGCGGCCTGTCCACCGCCGTCGGGCCCGACGGGCTGCCCAGCGTCTTCGTCTACGACGGCCACCCGGGCGGCGCGGGGTTCGCGGAACGCGGCTTTCACCAGGCCCGCACCTGGTTGGGCGCAACAGCCGCGGCCATCGAGGCGTGCGAATGTCCGCGGGGCTGCCCGTCGTGCGTGCAGTCACCCAAATGCGGCAACGGCAACGACCCGCTGGACAAGGCCGGGGCGATCCGGGTGCTGCGCCTCGTGCTCGGGCAGCTGGGGCGCTGCGCGGGCTGA
- a CDS encoding PAS domain-containing protein, giving the protein MAHDWLLVETLGGDPAVVAQGRQLKNLVPITTFMRRSPHLSAVRTAIAETAQTSQSMTSITPKRDRVIRTEPVVMSDGYLHGVHVWTGPADDEPPERPLPGPLKWDLTLGVATDTRESLVNSGKNPEVEVTFGRAFAEDLPSRELNPNETKVLAMAVKAKPDQTICSTWDLTDWRGNPIRIGFVARTGLEPGPDGNEHLIARAINWRAELKGPAVSTDDLAQRILSGLAQAGVHRALVDLKNWNLLKWLDEPCPFYDWRGSNAERPWVHPYDEHLMFAMATEFANGATSQVLRMRGHEVDWVPVHVTVNRVELEPDVYAGLISLRLPSDEELAAAGLPKPPRDEA; this is encoded by the coding sequence ATGGCCCACGACTGGTTGCTCGTGGAGACGCTCGGGGGTGACCCCGCCGTAGTGGCGCAGGGGCGGCAACTGAAGAACCTCGTCCCGATCACCACGTTCATGCGCCGCAGCCCGCACCTCTCCGCGGTTCGCACGGCGATCGCGGAGACGGCGCAGACGAGCCAGAGCATGACCAGCATTACCCCGAAGCGCGATCGGGTCATCCGGACCGAACCGGTGGTGATGTCCGACGGTTACCTGCATGGGGTGCATGTGTGGACCGGCCCGGCCGACGACGAACCACCCGAGCGGCCCCTGCCCGGGCCGTTGAAGTGGGACCTGACCCTCGGGGTGGCCACGGACACCCGGGAATCGCTGGTCAACAGCGGCAAGAACCCCGAGGTCGAGGTGACCTTCGGCCGGGCTTTCGCGGAGGACCTCCCGTCGCGGGAGCTCAACCCGAACGAAACCAAGGTGCTGGCCATGGCGGTCAAGGCCAAGCCCGACCAGACGATCTGCAGCACATGGGATCTCACGGACTGGCGAGGAAATCCCATTCGCATCGGCTTCGTCGCGCGCACGGGCCTGGAACCGGGTCCGGACGGCAACGAACACTTGATCGCCCGGGCGATCAACTGGCGCGCCGAACTCAAGGGCCCGGCGGTGTCCACCGACGACCTGGCCCAGCGGATCCTCAGCGGACTCGCGCAGGCGGGGGTGCACCGCGCACTCGTCGACCTGAAGAACTGGAACCTCCTGAAGTGGCTCGACGAGCCGTGCCCCTTCTACGACTGGCGCGGCAGCAACGCCGAGCGGCCGTGGGTACATCCCTACGACGAGCACTTGATGTTCGCGATGGCAACGGAATTCGCCAACGGCGCCACCAGTCAGGTCCTGCGGATGCGCGGCCACGAGGTCGATTGGGTGCCGGTGCATGTCACGGTCAACAGGGTGGAGCTCGAACCCGACGTCTATGCGGGGCTGATCTCCCTGCGATTGCCCAGCGATGAGGAACTCGCCGCCGCCGGGCTGCCCAAGCCCCCGCGGGACGAGGCCTAA
- a CDS encoding radical SAM protein, producing the protein MGLRGDRIHRYVNAFCPHCHAQHPDRPLRDVERLSGWLAVRDDGQVWLERGCRTHGRVATLYDEDPEILAYLEEWTAPTKSHTPDVAGNFDPIPSAYLRGLPQMQTQHTCILLEDIAETCNLRCPTCFADSSPELRNVVAVRDVLANVDQRLARENGRLDVLMLSGGEPTLHPQLAELLVELSARPITRILLNTNGLRIGQDDRLLDLLTEHRERAEVYLQYDGLSEAAHRYHRGGDLRRAKRDALRRLSEREVFTTLVMTAALDVNDGELGDIVRLALDTPYVGGVCIQPQFGSGRSGSIDAARRLTHTGVLKRLGPQTGGLVTWRDLTALPCSHPHCCSVGYLLRDDGGQWRSLVGLIGHDNLKDRLGLVANRIADSDIPRELRLAVRESLLGLLSEQSSLSHPQMSEVWQMICESCDLGIGTLLTVASGALPGRRSRLRRLLGERVVRLTVKPFMDMSTMIEERLLQCCVHVGTRSTQDQCAPFCAVQAWPQLSGQRLSVAARRLLPVVG; encoded by the coding sequence ATGGGCCTGCGCGGCGACCGGATACACCGGTACGTCAACGCGTTCTGCCCGCACTGCCACGCTCAGCACCCCGACCGTCCGCTGCGTGACGTCGAGCGGCTCAGCGGCTGGCTGGCGGTGCGCGACGACGGGCAGGTGTGGCTGGAACGCGGCTGCCGGACGCACGGGCGCGTGGCAACCCTCTATGACGAAGATCCCGAAATCCTTGCCTACCTTGAAGAGTGGACGGCACCCACCAAGTCACACACGCCGGACGTGGCCGGAAATTTCGACCCCATTCCGTCGGCGTATCTGCGCGGCCTACCGCAGATGCAGACCCAACACACCTGCATCCTGTTGGAAGACATCGCCGAGACGTGCAACCTGCGCTGTCCGACCTGCTTCGCCGACTCCTCGCCCGAGTTGCGCAACGTCGTCGCGGTCCGCGACGTGCTGGCCAATGTCGATCAGCGCCTCGCGCGCGAGAACGGCCGCCTTGACGTGCTGATGCTCAGCGGCGGCGAACCAACCCTGCACCCACAGCTCGCCGAACTGCTTGTCGAGCTCAGCGCGCGGCCCATCACACGAATCCTGCTCAATACCAACGGGTTACGAATCGGTCAGGACGACCGGCTGCTGGACTTGCTCACCGAACATCGGGAACGCGCCGAGGTCTACCTGCAGTACGACGGGTTGTCGGAGGCCGCGCACCGATATCACCGCGGCGGCGACCTGCGCCGCGCGAAGCGCGATGCGCTGCGGCGGCTGTCCGAGCGGGAAGTCTTCACGACCCTCGTGATGACGGCTGCGCTGGACGTCAACGACGGCGAGCTCGGGGACATCGTAAGGCTCGCCCTGGACACCCCCTACGTCGGCGGGGTGTGCATTCAGCCGCAATTCGGTTCGGGCCGTTCGGGATCCATCGACGCCGCCCGCAGGCTCACCCATACAGGTGTGCTGAAGCGACTGGGGCCGCAAACCGGAGGACTCGTGACCTGGCGGGATCTGACCGCCCTGCCGTGTTCACACCCGCATTGCTGCTCGGTCGGTTACCTACTCCGCGACGACGGCGGGCAATGGCGCTCACTGGTCGGCCTGATCGGCCACGACAACCTCAAGGACCGGCTCGGCCTGGTAGCCAACCGGATCGCCGACAGCGACATTCCCCGCGAGTTGCGGCTGGCCGTCCGCGAATCGCTGCTGGGGTTGCTCTCCGAGCAGTCGTCGCTGTCGCACCCGCAGATGTCCGAGGTGTGGCAAATGATCTGCGAGAGCTGCGACCTGGGCATCGGCACGTTGCTGACGGTGGCTTCCGGCGCGCTGCCCGGGCGGCGGAGCCGGTTGAGGCGCCTGCTCGGCGAGCGGGTGGTCCGCCTCACGGTCAAGCCGTTCATGGACATGTCGACGATGATCGAGGAACGGCTGCTGCAGTGTTGCGTGCACGTCGGAACCCGCTCAACGCAGGACCAGTGCGCGCCGTTCTGCGCGGTGCAGGCCTGGCCGCAGCTGAGCGGGCAGCGGCTGTCCGTGGCCGCGCGGCGACTGCTGCCGGTGGTGGGTTAG